From the Fusobacterium ulcerans ATCC 49185 genome, the window TTAACTTTCAATAAATTCTTTAATTTTTTTTCCTTGTTCCTTATAAGATTTACTCAAAATAAATTTTCTAGCATTTTCTCCAATTTTTCTTCTTTTTGAGGTTTTCCAACTTAAAACTTCTAATATTTTTTTAGCTATTGTTTCTGGTAAATTATTTTCTAAACAAATTAAATGCTCTATATATTCATCAGGAAATCCACTTAATATTGTTGTTATTACTGGAGTTCCTGAAGCCATATACTCCATCATTTTTGAAGGAAAAGAATATTTTACATACTCATCTTCTTTTGACCGAGCATTAATTAAAAATGTTGCTTCTTTTTGAATTTTTAATATTTTTTCATTTTCTACAAATCCAAAGTATTTTATTCTTTTATCTCTCTCACAAATATTTTCTATTTCTTTTTCATAATTTCCTCTTCCATAAATATGAAGTTCTATATTTTCAACAGTTATATATTTAAAACTATCTATTATATTTTTTATTCCATATTTTTCTTCCAAAGTTCCAGTATAAACTATATTCTTTATGTCAGAAATTACTTTTTTATCTTCCAAGTCTTTATTTTCATAAGAATTTAAATTAATAATTCCTTCAATTACCAAATATGGTTTTTGAGGGCAAAAGTCTTCTGCTAGTTCCTTTGTTAAGCTTATTACTTTATCAAATTTTCTCATAAAAAATTTTGATAATTTTAATTCAATTTTCCTTAATTTTGTTTTTATAGAACTATCTCTTTGATTTATAACAGAAGGAGGGTCTGTCCATATTGCTATAAGTTCTATCTTGTAAAATTTAGAAAAAATATATCCTAATATTAAATAGGGTATTGTTACTGAATAAACTATTACTGCTTTCTTATTTTTCTTTTTCTTAAATTCTTTAATTCCATAATAAAACCCAAAAAGTAACCTAGTTATTATTTTAAAAACTGAAATATTAATAAATGGAATTTCTAAAATTTTTATTTTTTTTCTATTTAAGTTTATGTAATATTCTTTTTTACTAATACACTTTTCTTTATAATAAGGATAATCAGATACTGGTCTAGAACTTATGTATACTATTTCATTTTTTTCATTCTCAATTCCTTTAATTAAATTCCAAATAAACTTATCAGTTTGAATTGCTGGAAATTTATCATTCTGAAAAATTTTAACCATTTCTACTTTGGGAATTGCAAAAGTAAAGAACAAATATGATTCTTTTTCCATACTATTTTCCCCATATAACTTTATCAATTATTTTGTAGTAGCTTAGTATTATTCTCACTACCTTATCTGCTACATTTATATCTTTGTAATCTACTGGTAATTCATACCTGTTATTTTCTTCAAAATATGTTCTTACCATGTCTATTGCCTGTATTATTTCTTCCCCTTCTATTCCACCTATTATCATATTCCCTTTATCTAATACTTCTGGTCTTTCTGTACTTGTTCTTATTAGTATTCCAGGAAAATTTAACATTGATGATTCTTCTGATAATGTTCCTGAATCTGATATCACTGCATATGCATTCTTTTGCAGTTTGTTATATTCGAAAAATCCAAATGGTTTTAAATTTTTTACTAGAGGATTGAATTTAAAATTTCTTTCCTCTATTTTTTTCATACTTCTTGGATGTGTTGAATAAATTACTGGGATATTGTAATGTTCTGCTAT encodes:
- a CDS encoding glycosyltransferase, giving the protein MEKESYLFFTFAIPKVEMVKIFQNDKFPAIQTDKFIWNLIKGIENEKNEIVYISSRPVSDYPYYKEKCISKKEYYINLNRKKIKILEIPFINISVFKIITRLLFGFYYGIKEFKKKKNKKAVIVYSVTIPYLILGYIFSKFYKIELIAIWTDPPSVINQRDSSIKTKLRKIELKLSKFFMRKFDKVISLTKELAEDFCPQKPYLVIEGIINLNSYENKDLEDKKVISDIKNIVYTGTLEEKYGIKNIIDSFKYITVENIELHIYGRGNYEKEIENICERDKRIKYFGFVENEKILKIQKEATFLINARSKEDEYVKYSFPSKMMEYMASGTPVITTILSGFPDEYIEHLICLENNLPETIAKKILEVLSWKTSKRRKIGENARKFILSKSYKEQGKKIKEFIES